A genomic segment from Alistipes senegalensis JC50 encodes:
- a CDS encoding GntR family transcriptional regulator, giving the protein MPETIKIDHESQVPVYKQIVGQVEALVRSGEYAEGCLLPSMNELSAMLDISKETVKKAYSILRNKGFIDARQGKGFYVSAAGVSEKMSVLVLFDKLSNYKQVLFNSFAGEIGDAAEITIRLHNQNVDLLEYYVEENLDLFDYYVITPHFPLDAASQKRVLKILTRIPNRKLILVDHWMKELPGNYGAVYQDFANDAYEGLGYGLKKLKTCSRFNVVTLPSSLYYASVGKAVERFCRDNGIAVEFHTEITPEIIREKEVYLILNSQYDLGLIELVRRARERNYRVGRDISIISYNESPINEIILNGLTTISTDFRQMGVLVARMILEKSLSKVKCDFQMIRRNTF; this is encoded by the coding sequence ATGCCGGAAACGATTAAAATAGATCATGAAAGCCAAGTCCCGGTTTACAAACAGATCGTGGGGCAGGTGGAGGCACTGGTGCGCAGCGGCGAGTATGCCGAAGGATGCCTGCTGCCGTCGATGAACGAGCTCTCGGCCATGCTCGACATCTCGAAAGAGACCGTCAAAAAAGCCTACTCCATCCTTCGGAACAAGGGATTCATCGACGCCAGACAGGGCAAGGGATTCTATGTTTCGGCCGCAGGGGTCTCGGAAAAAATGAGCGTCCTCGTGCTGTTCGACAAGCTGAGCAACTACAAACAGGTGCTTTTCAACTCGTTCGCCGGGGAGATCGGCGACGCGGCCGAGATCACCATCCGGCTCCACAACCAGAACGTCGATCTGCTGGAATACTACGTCGAGGAGAATCTCGACCTGTTCGACTACTATGTCATCACGCCCCACTTCCCGCTCGACGCCGCCTCGCAGAAACGGGTGCTGAAGATACTCACGCGCATCCCCAACCGAAAACTCATTCTGGTCGATCACTGGATGAAGGAGCTGCCGGGCAACTACGGCGCCGTCTATCAGGATTTCGCCAACGACGCCTACGAAGGGCTGGGATACGGGCTCAAGAAACTCAAAACCTGCTCCCGGTTCAACGTCGTGACGCTTCCGTCGAGCCTCTATTACGCCTCGGTGGGCAAAGCCGTGGAGCGGTTCTGCCGCGACAACGGGATCGCCGTGGAGTTCCACACGGAGATCACCCCCGAGATCATCCGCGAAAAGGAAGTCTACCTGATTCTCAACAGCCAGTACGACCTGGGGCTGATCGAACTGGTGCGCCGGGCCCGCGAGCGGAACTACCGCGTGGGCCGCGACATCAGCATCATCTCCTACAACGAGTCGCCGATCAACGAGATCATCCTCAACGGACTGACGACCATTTCGACCGATTTCCGGCAGATGGGCGTGCTGGTGGCCCGGATGATCCTCGAAAAATCGCTCTCCAAGGTCAAGTGCGACTTCCAGATGATCCGCCGCAACACCTTTTAG
- a CDS encoding TolC family protein, with protein MKKAFIYLLFAASALPAGAQTLTLDECRAAAAEHNRTLQNSRYDLEAALQTRREAFTGYFPQVSATGGVFQAQHGLVQADFGMTVPQLGTMNLPLSMVKRGLVGGITAVQPLFAGLQIVNGNKLARLGEEVGQLQLRKTEAEVREQTDTYYWQIVSLRDNLSTIGAVERQLEEIHRQVELSVKAGLVTTNDLLRVELRQREIASNRLKVENGLKVSKMLLAQHIGVDWHGFDVGDADFGEPEAPGAFYVSVEEALDRRAEYQLAEKNVEAQKYQKRMERGKRLPTVGVGAGYLYYNVTDKDVDDGLVFAQVSVPISDWWGGAHALKKARIRERQAENDRQQAREMLAVEIERTWSEVVEAYAQIELTRRSVASAAENLRQNRNFYQAGTAPLTDLLDAETLYTRSRNDFTSACAAYRTSLARYMRVTGR; from the coding sequence ATGAAAAAGGCATTCATATATCTGCTCTTTGCGGCCTCCGCTCTTCCGGCGGGAGCCCAGACCCTTACGCTCGACGAATGCCGCGCCGCGGCCGCCGAGCACAACCGGACTTTGCAGAACAGCCGTTACGACCTCGAAGCGGCCCTCCAGACCCGCCGCGAGGCGTTCACCGGCTACTTCCCGCAGGTGTCCGCCACGGGCGGCGTTTTCCAGGCCCAGCACGGGCTGGTGCAGGCCGACTTCGGCATGACCGTCCCGCAGCTGGGGACGATGAACCTGCCGCTGTCGATGGTCAAGCGGGGGCTCGTGGGCGGCATCACCGCCGTGCAGCCCCTCTTCGCGGGGTTGCAGATCGTCAACGGCAACAAGCTCGCCCGGCTGGGCGAAGAGGTCGGGCAGTTGCAGCTGCGGAAGACCGAAGCCGAGGTCCGCGAACAGACCGACACCTATTATTGGCAGATCGTCTCGCTGCGTGACAACCTCTCGACCATCGGGGCCGTGGAACGGCAGCTGGAGGAGATTCACCGGCAGGTCGAACTTTCGGTCAAGGCGGGTCTCGTGACCACGAACGACCTGCTGCGCGTGGAGCTGCGTCAGCGGGAGATCGCCTCGAACCGGCTGAAAGTCGAGAACGGATTGAAGGTGTCGAAAATGTTGCTGGCCCAGCATATCGGCGTGGACTGGCACGGGTTCGATGTCGGGGATGCGGATTTCGGGGAGCCCGAGGCGCCGGGGGCTTTCTATGTTTCGGTCGAGGAGGCGCTCGACCGCCGGGCCGAATACCAGCTGGCCGAAAAGAACGTCGAGGCGCAGAAATACCAGAAGCGCATGGAGCGCGGCAAACGCCTGCCGACGGTGGGCGTGGGGGCCGGGTATCTCTATTATAACGTCACGGACAAGGACGTGGACGACGGGCTGGTTTTCGCGCAGGTTTCAGTGCCGATTTCCGACTGGTGGGGCGGCGCCCATGCGCTGAAAAAGGCCCGCATCCGCGAACGGCAGGCCGAGAACGACCGGCAGCAGGCCCGCGAGATGCTCGCCGTGGAGATCGAACGGACCTGGAGCGAGGTGGTGGAAGCCTATGCGCAGATCGAGCTCACGCGGCGTTCCGTGGCCTCGGCCGCCGAGAACCTGCGGCAGAACCGGAATTTCTATCAGGCCGGAACGGCCCCGCTGACCGACCTGCTCGATGCCGAGACGCTCTACACCCGGAGCCGCAACGATTTCACTTCGGCCTGCGCCGCTTACCGCACTTCGCTGGCCCGATACATGCGTGTGACGGGCCGCTGA
- a CDS encoding efflux RND transporter permease subunit has translation MKGSNNVIAWSMRNFRITFLLVGCLFVFGIYGLVRIPKQEFPEYTIRQGVVVGIYPGATSEEVEEQLAEPLEQFLMTYKEVKRPKTTSTSQNGMCYVMVELEDDVNDKDEVWSKIKHGLASFKMQLPSGVAALVVNDDFGDTSALLITLESDTRSYRELKGYMDDLSDRLRRIESVSNLRPYGVQSEQISVYVDRERLAAYGIGEKVISAALASQGLTPLGGAVSNAETETPIHIAPSLAGEREVAEQIIWSDPEGHVLRVKDVARVVREYDDPDSYILNNGHRCVLLSMEMRAGFNIVEYGREVDEVLHAFIEEELPADVEVQRIADQAKVVGDSVRGFLRDLFVAMAIIIAVMMLLFPLRSAIVAAITIPLSTFISVGVMYLCGIPLNTVTLAALIVVLGMIVDNSIVVIDGYLDYLGRGYSRWFAAVESAREFFPSLLLATVCICMIFYPILFTMTGMFRDFLTFFPWTITINLMVSLLLAVLVIPFLEILIIPNVQPRREDRKSVTDRVHDCYRRVLAWTFRHGWLTISAGVASVVVSLLIATQLKLRMVPFADRDQFAVEIYLRPDTPLERTEAVADSVYRVLHADGRVKSVTSFVGCSSPRFQMSYAPQIAGKNYAQFIVNTTSVDDTEAILDEYADAWAERFPEAYVKFKQLDYQNVPSLEFRFYGSDIDSLRLSADRLMARMRQMPELVWVHSDYEDPRAVVDVRLDPVTAPQLGITRTLAAVNLALAAGDVPVGSVWEGDYKLPVVLKNDARQGERSLADIGDTYLSSSVPGVSVPLRQVADVEPVWSQSKIVHRNGMRCITVSADLKRDVNAMRMTSRINEVLKNEIALPAGVETELGGAREFDAETIPPIASGLSISLVIIFFFILVNFRKFGITLVIMAAMSLCLFGAMIGLWIADFTIGLTSVLGFITLLGMIVRNVILMYQHAEDKRKVCRWSAKLAAYDAGKRRMVPIFLTTATTAVGVVPMMLGGSTFWAPVGLTIFAGGIGSLILVVTILPVLYSKIYK, from the coding sequence ATGAAAGGTTCGAACAACGTGATCGCATGGTCGATGCGCAATTTCCGCATCACTTTCCTGCTCGTCGGGTGCCTCTTCGTGTTCGGCATCTACGGGCTGGTGCGCATTCCCAAGCAGGAGTTTCCCGAATATACGATCCGGCAGGGCGTCGTCGTGGGAATCTATCCGGGCGCCACGAGCGAGGAGGTCGAAGAGCAGCTGGCCGAACCGCTGGAGCAGTTCCTGATGACCTATAAGGAGGTGAAGCGTCCGAAGACCACCTCCACCTCGCAGAACGGCATGTGCTATGTGATGGTCGAGCTGGAGGACGACGTGAACGACAAGGACGAGGTCTGGTCGAAGATCAAGCACGGGCTGGCGTCGTTCAAGATGCAGCTGCCCTCGGGCGTCGCGGCGCTCGTCGTGAACGACGATTTCGGCGACACCTCGGCGCTGCTCATCACCCTCGAATCGGATACGCGCTCCTACCGCGAGCTGAAAGGCTATATGGACGACCTGAGCGACCGCCTGCGGCGCATCGAGTCGGTTTCGAACCTGCGTCCCTACGGCGTGCAGTCGGAGCAGATTTCGGTCTACGTCGATCGGGAGCGGCTGGCGGCCTACGGCATCGGCGAGAAGGTGATCTCCGCGGCGCTGGCCTCGCAGGGGCTCACGCCGCTGGGCGGTGCGGTGAGCAATGCCGAGACCGAGACGCCGATCCACATCGCACCCTCGCTGGCCGGGGAGCGGGAGGTCGCCGAGCAGATCATCTGGAGCGACCCCGAGGGCCACGTGCTGCGCGTGAAGGACGTGGCGCGCGTCGTCCGCGAATACGACGATCCGGACAGCTACATCCTCAACAACGGCCATCGCTGCGTCCTGCTGTCGATGGAGATGCGTGCGGGATTCAACATCGTGGAGTACGGCCGGGAGGTGGACGAGGTGCTGCACGCCTTCATCGAAGAGGAGCTGCCCGCCGATGTCGAGGTGCAGCGCATCGCCGACCAGGCCAAGGTCGTCGGGGACTCCGTGCGCGGCTTCCTCCGCGACCTGTTCGTCGCTATGGCCATCATCATCGCCGTGATGATGCTCCTCTTTCCGCTGCGTTCGGCCATCGTCGCGGCCATCACCATCCCGCTCTCCACGTTTATCTCGGTGGGCGTCATGTATCTGTGCGGCATCCCGCTCAACACGGTGACGCTGGCCGCGCTGATCGTCGTGCTGGGCATGATCGTCGATAACTCGATCGTGGTGATCGACGGCTATCTCGACTATCTCGGGCGGGGTTATTCGCGCTGGTTCGCCGCCGTGGAGAGCGCCCGGGAGTTCTTTCCTTCGCTGCTGCTGGCCACGGTCTGCATCTGCATGATCTTCTATCCGATCCTCTTCACGATGACGGGCATGTTCCGCGACTTCCTGACCTTCTTCCCGTGGACCATCACCATCAACCTGATGGTTTCGCTGCTGCTGGCCGTGCTGGTCATCCCGTTCCTCGAAATACTCATCATCCCCAACGTGCAGCCGCGCAGGGAGGATCGGAAATCCGTCACCGACCGGGTGCACGACTGTTACCGCCGGGTGCTGGCGTGGACCTTCCGCCACGGCTGGCTGACCATCTCGGCGGGCGTCGCCTCGGTGGTGGTGTCGCTGCTGATCGCCACACAACTGAAACTGCGCATGGTGCCCTTCGCCGACCGCGACCAGTTCGCCGTGGAAATCTACCTGCGTCCCGACACGCCGCTGGAGCGCACGGAGGCCGTCGCCGACTCGGTTTACCGGGTGCTGCATGCCGACGGGCGGGTGAAGTCGGTCACCTCGTTCGTGGGGTGCTCGTCGCCGCGCTTCCAGATGAGCTACGCCCCGCAGATCGCGGGCAAGAACTACGCGCAGTTCATTGTCAACACCACGTCGGTGGACGATACGGAGGCCATTCTCGACGAGTACGCCGATGCCTGGGCCGAGCGTTTCCCCGAAGCCTACGTCAAGTTCAAACAGCTCGACTACCAGAACGTTCCCTCGCTCGAATTCCGCTTCTACGGCAGCGACATCGACTCGCTGCGCCTCTCGGCCGACCGGCTGATGGCCCGCATGCGGCAGATGCCCGAGCTGGTGTGGGTGCACTCCGACTACGAAGATCCGCGCGCGGTCGTCGATGTGAGGCTCGATCCCGTCACGGCGCCCCAGCTGGGCATCACGCGGACGCTCGCGGCCGTCAATCTGGCGCTGGCCGCCGGGGACGTGCCCGTGGGTTCGGTCTGGGAGGGCGACTACAAACTGCCCGTCGTGCTGAAAAACGACGCGCGGCAGGGCGAACGGTCGCTGGCCGACATCGGCGACACCTACCTCTCCTCGTCGGTGCCGGGGGTGAGCGTCCCCCTGCGGCAGGTCGCCGACGTGGAGCCCGTGTGGAGCCAGTCGAAGATCGTACACCGCAACGGCATGCGCTGCATCACCGTCTCGGCCGACCTGAAACGCGACGTCAACGCGATGCGGATGACTTCGCGGATCAATGAAGTGCTGAAAAACGAGATCGCGCTCCCGGCGGGCGTGGAGACCGAGTTGGGCGGCGCCCGCGAGTTCGACGCCGAGACCATTCCGCCCATCGCGTCGGGACTGAGCATCTCGCTGGTCATCATCTTCTTCTTCATCCTCGTGAACTTCCGCAAGTTCGGTATCACGCTGGTCATTATGGCCGCCATGTCGCTGTGCCTGTTCGGGGCCATGATCGGGCTGTGGATCGCCGACTTCACCATCGGGCTCACCTCGGTGCTGGGATTCATCACCCTGCTGGGCATGATCGTCCGCAACGTGATCTTGATGTACCAGCATGCCGAGGACAAGCGCAAGGTGTGCCGCTGGTCGGCGAAGCTGGCCGCCTACGACGCCGGCAAGCGCCGCATGGTCCCCATCTTCCTCACGACGGCCACCACGGCCGTGGGCGTCGTGCCGATGATGCTGGGCGGCAGTACATTCTGGGCCCCCGTGGGCCTCACGATCTTCGCCGGGGGCATCGGTTCGCTGATCCTCGTGGTGACGATCCTTCCGGTTCTCTATTCGAAAATCTACAAGTGA
- a CDS encoding MFS transporter produces the protein MTTATVGKKNPKYKWEVLALLWVAYLLNQADRQVFNVVLPLIREDLGLSDVAIGSIATVFNLFYAVLVPIGGLVGDRFSRKWIVTGSILFWSVATMFTGLCNGFVMLVLMRSVATGGGEAFFGPANYSLLAQYHDKTRAFAMSIHQTAYYIGIIISGYAAGYVGQLWGWRSAFYVFGAVGVVHGVIMAVRLKDKKEPAAAAAASAAEPKPRLTEGFRMVFTTPTALILTICFSGLIFVLTGYLTWMPTYLYENFGMDLAGAGFHSMFYTHLFAFVGVLLAGRLSDKLGSLHPAWRMAMQGFGLLAAVPFIVLMGNSVTLWVIYVGFAGFGFARAFFDANTYTVLYDVILPRYHSSASGVMIMTGFAIGALAPLVLGMVKQAAGLSFGISMLAVVWLVCGAVMLLGAKYFYMKDYNKIRHE, from the coding sequence ATGACAACCGCAACCGTCGGGAAGAAAAACCCGAAGTACAAATGGGAGGTGCTGGCCCTGCTGTGGGTCGCCTATCTCCTGAACCAGGCCGACCGTCAGGTCTTCAACGTGGTGCTTCCGCTCATCCGCGAGGACCTGGGCCTGAGCGATGTGGCCATCGGCTCCATCGCCACGGTCTTCAACCTTTTCTACGCCGTGCTGGTGCCCATCGGGGGACTGGTGGGCGACCGTTTCAGCCGGAAATGGATCGTCACGGGGAGTATCCTGTTCTGGAGCGTGGCCACGATGTTCACGGGCCTCTGCAACGGGTTCGTGATGCTCGTGCTGATGCGCAGCGTCGCCACGGGCGGCGGCGAGGCATTCTTCGGACCGGCCAACTATTCGCTGCTGGCGCAGTACCACGACAAGACCCGGGCTTTCGCCATGTCGATCCACCAGACCGCCTACTACATCGGCATCATCATCAGCGGCTACGCTGCGGGCTATGTCGGGCAACTGTGGGGCTGGCGCAGCGCCTTCTACGTCTTCGGCGCCGTCGGCGTCGTGCACGGCGTCATCATGGCCGTGCGGCTGAAGGACAAGAAGGAGCCGGCCGCCGCCGCCGCCGCGTCGGCCGCGGAGCCCAAGCCCCGGTTGACGGAGGGCTTCCGCATGGTCTTCACCACGCCGACGGCCCTGATCCTCACCATCTGCTTCTCCGGGCTGATCTTCGTGCTGACGGGCTATCTCACGTGGATGCCGACCTACCTCTACGAGAATTTCGGCATGGACCTCGCGGGCGCCGGCTTCCACTCGATGTTCTACACCCACTTGTTCGCCTTCGTCGGCGTGCTGTTGGCCGGACGCCTCTCGGACAAGCTCGGAAGCCTGCATCCCGCATGGCGTATGGCCATGCAGGGCTTCGGACTGCTGGCCGCCGTGCCGTTCATCGTCCTGATGGGCAACTCGGTCACGCTGTGGGTCATCTACGTCGGGTTCGCCGGCTTCGGATTCGCCCGCGCGTTCTTCGACGCCAACACCTACACGGTGCTCTACGACGTTATCCTGCCCCGGTATCACTCCTCGGCCTCGGGCGTGATGATCATGACCGGATTCGCCATCGGCGCGCTGGCTCCGCTGGTGCTGGGCATGGTGAAGCAGGCCGCGGGGCTGTCGTTCGGCATCTCGATGCTGGCCGTCGTGTGGCTCGTGTGCGGCGCGGTGATGCTCCTGGGAGCCAAATATTTCTATATGAAGGACTATAACAAGATCAGACATGAATAG
- a CDS encoding acyltransferase, with translation MKNRLPDPGAPARERIGWIDLLRVIACFLVVFSHCCDPFVAVFDSDRATFLQGALAGSLVRACVPLFVMMSGVLLLPVRTDAGTFYRKRIGRILAALVFWSLALPVLYFLYMRCVGTASPSIDPALFTGEATLRKMWTFVFNFTYDTTPLWYLYMLLGLYFILPILSAWLERASRRDLRIVLGIWGATLLLPYVKMLAPALGYAGNYGNMGLYGVCDWNEFGTFYYVSGFAGYLVLAFYLVKFPPAWSWRKTLGICIPAFLVGYLVTGAGYVTMQRAFPGNYAYLEIVWYFAGINVFLMTAPVFILVQKAAAQPRAWLSRLAGATFGIYLCHFIFVQAGYDLVQRIPGLPALVRIPLIACGAFAASWLTVWLMQRWRVTRRFVE, from the coding sequence ATGAAGAACCGACTCCCCGACCCCGGCGCCCCGGCACGCGAACGCATCGGCTGGATAGACCTCCTGCGCGTGATCGCCTGCTTTCTGGTGGTTTTCTCCCACTGTTGCGACCCCTTCGTCGCCGTGTTCGACAGCGACCGCGCGACCTTCCTGCAAGGAGCGCTGGCCGGCAGTCTCGTGCGGGCCTGCGTGCCGCTCTTCGTGATGATGTCGGGCGTACTGCTGCTGCCCGTGCGGACCGATGCCGGAACCTTCTACCGCAAGCGTATCGGCCGCATCCTCGCGGCGCTCGTCTTCTGGTCGCTGGCGCTGCCCGTGCTCTATTTCCTCTACATGCGCTGCGTCGGCACGGCCAGCCCGTCGATCGACCCCGCGCTGTTCACCGGCGAAGCCACGCTCCGCAAGATGTGGACCTTCGTCTTCAACTTCACCTACGACACCACCCCGCTCTGGTATCTCTACATGCTCCTCGGGCTCTATTTCATCCTGCCGATCCTGAGCGCATGGCTCGAACGGGCCTCGCGGCGCGACCTGCGGATCGTGCTCGGCATCTGGGGTGCGACGCTGCTGCTGCCCTACGTGAAGATGCTCGCCCCGGCGCTGGGCTACGCCGGCAATTACGGCAACATGGGCCTCTACGGCGTCTGCGACTGGAACGAATTCGGAACCTTCTACTACGTCTCGGGCTTCGCGGGCTACCTCGTGCTGGCTTTCTACCTCGTGAAATTCCCGCCCGCATGGAGCTGGCGCAAGACGCTGGGCATCTGCATCCCGGCGTTCCTCGTCGGCTACCTCGTCACGGGAGCGGGCTACGTGACGATGCAGCGAGCGTTCCCGGGCAACTACGCCTATCTGGAGATCGTCTGGTATTTCGCCGGCATCAACGTCTTTCTGATGACCGCCCCGGTCTTTATCCTCGTGCAGAAAGCCGCCGCACAGCCCCGCGCATGGCTTTCGCGGCTGGCGGGCGCCACGTTCGGCATCTACCTCTGCCACTTCATCTTCGTGCAGGCCGGCTACGACCTCGTGCAACGGATTCCGGGACTTCCGGCGCTGGTGCGCATCCCGCTGATCGCCTGCGGAGCCTTCGCCGCGAGCTGGCTCACGGTATGGCTCATGCAGCGCTGGCGCGTGACCCGGCGGTTCGTGGAGTGA
- a CDS encoding GH39 family glycosyl hydrolase → MKKTFFLGLSGLLLASAAPAQHWSLTWKKMQAVSPGLEQIGSLSAASSRELANPRWSVGCECLDREYADFSAYKPYVGELGVGAVRIQSGWARCEQKKGKYEFGWLDEAVDGLREQGIRPWMCLAYGNPVYGAQKSLGSRIFTDEETLRAWERYVTAVARRYKGRVSEWEVWNEPNLRGADQSAAYAELLIRTAEAVRKVDPEAVIIGFGLSRMPLGFTGRVLDIVRERGKLDLIDYVSFHPYYENPDDATPGIEALAELVASYDPRIRLFSGESGCPAVLEWAHALRYHEWSEYSQAKWVARRLANDFALGIRSSIFAIADNQYPNMLQSFGLLRTNLLKQVVYKRPSYHAMQYMVNLLHCGVKPAGRLAFTANTAREIALVGLSDADGKPIGAMYWYSDRIPGDELAWDRVEMSVEGLSLEDPVLVDAVTGRVYDLPLPHGSRDGGRMKLTGCPVWDAPMLLIERSAVPFRGEAVERKAAGTRQDMLY, encoded by the coding sequence ATGAAAAAAACTTTCTTTCTCGGCCTCTCCGGTCTTTTGCTCGCCTCGGCCGCCCCGGCACAGCATTGGTCGCTGACCTGGAAAAAGATGCAGGCGGTTTCTCCCGGACTCGAACAGATCGGTTCGCTGTCGGCTGCCTCGTCGCGCGAGCTGGCCAACCCGCGCTGGTCGGTGGGATGCGAGTGTCTCGACCGCGAATATGCCGATTTTTCGGCTTACAAACCGTATGTGGGCGAGCTGGGCGTGGGCGCCGTGCGCATCCAGAGCGGCTGGGCCCGCTGCGAGCAGAAAAAGGGGAAATACGAATTCGGGTGGCTCGACGAGGCGGTTGACGGACTCCGCGAACAGGGCATCCGTCCGTGGATGTGCCTCGCCTACGGAAATCCGGTGTACGGGGCCCAGAAGAGCCTGGGATCGCGCATATTCACCGACGAGGAGACGCTGCGGGCCTGGGAACGCTATGTGACGGCCGTGGCGCGCCGTTACAAGGGCCGCGTCAGCGAGTGGGAGGTGTGGAACGAGCCGAACCTTCGGGGCGCCGACCAGTCCGCGGCCTATGCCGAACTGCTGATCCGCACGGCCGAAGCCGTCCGCAAGGTCGATCCCGAGGCGGTCATCATCGGTTTCGGCCTTTCGCGCATGCCGCTCGGATTCACGGGCCGGGTGCTGGACATCGTCCGCGAGCGCGGCAAACTGGACCTCATCGACTATGTGAGCTTCCATCCCTATTACGAAAATCCCGACGACGCCACGCCCGGCATCGAGGCGCTGGCCGAATTGGTCGCCTCCTACGATCCGCGCATCCGCCTCTTCTCGGGCGAGAGCGGCTGCCCGGCGGTCCTCGAATGGGCCCACGCGCTGCGCTACCACGAGTGGAGCGAGTACAGCCAGGCCAAATGGGTCGCGCGGCGTCTGGCCAACGATTTCGCGCTGGGCATCCGGTCGTCGATCTTCGCCATCGCAGACAATCAGTATCCCAATATGTTGCAGTCGTTCGGGCTGCTGCGCACGAACCTGCTGAAACAGGTGGTCTACAAACGGCCGTCGTATCATGCCATGCAGTACATGGTCAACCTGCTGCACTGCGGGGTGAAGCCGGCGGGAAGGCTGGCGTTCACGGCCAATACGGCCCGTGAGATCGCCCTCGTGGGACTGTCGGATGCCGACGGCAAGCCGATCGGCGCGATGTACTGGTACTCCGACCGCATTCCGGGCGACGAACTGGCCTGGGACCGCGTCGAGATGAGCGTCGAGGGGCTTTCTCTGGAAGACCCCGTGCTCGTGGACGCCGTCACGGGCCGTGTCTACGACCTGCCGCTGCCCCACGGCAGCCGCGACGGAGGCCGCATGAAACTGACCGGATGCCCGGTGTGGGACGCCCCGATGCTGCTGATCGAGCGCAGCGCCGTGCCGTTCCGCGGCGAAGCCGTCGAACGCAAGGCCGCCGGAACCCGTCAGGATATGCTTTATTGA